The following is a genomic window from Streptomyces sp. BHT-5-2.
CGGGCCCACCGCCACCATCCGGCCGGACCTGGACGCGTTCCGCGCGGCCGGCCTGGCCGGCTGAGCCGGGCCCCGCCCGCCCCCGACTCCCACTCCCGTAGCCCCGGAAGGCATCAACCATGAGCGTCAAGGTCCGCATCCCCACCATCCTGCGCACGTACACCGGCGGCGAGGCCGAGGTCACCGCCGAGGGCGCGACCCTCTCCGAGGTGATCGCCGACCTGGAGCAGAACCACCAGGGCATCGCCGCCCGCGTGCTCGACGACGCCGGCAAGCTGCGCCGCTTCGTGAACGTCTACGTCAACGACGACGACGTCCGCTTCGAGCAGGGCCTGCAGACGCCGACCCCGGACGGGGCGGGCGTCTCCATCATCCCGGCGGTCGCCGGCGGCTGCTGACCCGCCCGAGGGTGCACGGCGC
Proteins encoded in this region:
- a CDS encoding MoaD/ThiS family protein, coding for MSVKVRIPTILRTYTGGEAEVTAEGATLSEVIADLEQNHQGIAARVLDDAGKLRRFVNVYVNDDDVRFEQGLQTPTPDGAGVSIIPAVAGGC